From one Dermacentor silvarum isolate Dsil-2018 chromosome 3, BIME_Dsil_1.4, whole genome shotgun sequence genomic stretch:
- the LOC119445644 gene encoding glutamine synthetase 2 cytoplasmic-like produces MATDRAAVLQRYLDLEQPDDAVFCTYVFVDGTLEKTRAKTRTLDFEPKRAEDCPEWTFCALLSYQWPDGGPESEAYLSPVALFRDPFLKGRNKLVLCEVLQHDRTPIKTNTRRSCLEAMQKANDQEPWFGIEQEYVLTEKDGNPLDWPRHASHQIKPLGPYCYSVGADAASGRYVSDAHYKACTYAGVKMAGTNCEGVLAQWEYQVGPLEGINAADHLWMSRYILDRVAEDFGVLVNLDPMPYPPGKWLGSAAHTNFSTKAMRSDGGIHAIKAAIEKLKRNADADLAKYDTARVKRNKLRTESGMLTTPRNQFTADDCSKEVSVRIPRAVVDAGKGYFEDRRPGSNADPYTVCETLVRTICLE; encoded by the exons ATGGCCACGGACAGGGCGGCGGTGCTGCAACGCTACCTGGATCTGGAGCAGCCGGACGACGCTGTCTTCTGCACCTACGTTTTCGTCGATGGAACTCTGGAGAAAACGCGCGCCAAGACGAGGACTCTGGACTTCGAGCCGAAGCGCGCAGAAG ACTGCCCGGAATGGACGTTTTGCGCCCTTTTATCCTACCAATGGCCGGATGGAGGCCCCGAGTCCGAGGCCTACCTGTCACCAGTTGCCCTGTTCAGGGACCCGTTCCTCAAGGGCCGCAACAAGCTGGTCCTCTGCGAAGTACTACAGCACGACCGCACACCCATAA AGACCAATACCCGCCGAAGTTGCCTTGAAGCAATGCAGAAGGCAAACGATCAGGAGCCCTGGTTCGGTATCGAGCAAGAGTACGTGTTAACTGAAAAAGATGGGAATCCACTAGACTGGCCAAGACACGCCAGCCATCAAATAAAGCCTCTAG GTCCATACTGCTACAGCGTCGGGGCTGATGCCGCTTCGGGGAGATATGTATCGGACGCTCACTACAAGGCATGCACTTATGCCGGAGTCAAAATGGCTGGCACGAACTGCGAGGGTGTCCTAGCGCag TGGGAGTACCAGGTGGGTCCCCTGGAAGGCATCAATGCCGCTGACCACTTGTGGATGTCACGCTACATACTGGACCGAGTGGCCGAGGACTTCGGCGTGCTGGTCAACCTGGATCCGATGCCGTATCCGCCGGGAAAGTGGCTCGGCTCTGCTGCCCACACAAACTTTAGCACCAAGGCGATGCGCAGTGACGGTGGCATACA TGCCATCAAAGCCGCCATCGAGAAGCTGAAGCGCAACGCCGACGCGGATTTGGCCAAGTACGACACCGCCAGGGTGAAGCGAAACAAACTGCGGACAGAATCGGGCATGTTGACCACACCTCGCAACCAGTTCACCGCCGACGATTGCTCCAAGGAGGTCAGCGTGCGCATACCGCGCGCAGTGGTGGACGCCGGCAAGGGTTACTTCGAAGACCGAAGACCTGGAAGCAACGCGGACCCTTACACCGTCTGCGAGACACTCGTCAGGACCATTTGCCTCGAGTGA